A single genomic interval of Campylobacter anatolicus harbors:
- a CDS encoding NAD(P)H-dependent glycerol-3-phosphate dehydrogenase: protein MSEKIAIIGAGKWGSALFHALSQENECIISSRTPREMRNFVSLDEALRCKYLVFTIPTQSIGEWLTQNFKDSGQKILVASKGIETKSSRFLNEIYEEFVSSKNLAFLSGPTFAKEVEKQLPCALVINSYNAELAAKFASFFPKYIKAYTSDDVIGAEVCGAYKNVIAIAGGICDGLGLGNNARASLISRGLVEMARFGKFFDAKDETFLGLSGAGDLFLTASSILSRNYRVGLGIAKNEKLEKILNELGEIAEGVDTARAIANLSQQNGIYTPIVDEVVKMLDGKDVYESLKSLLVRK, encoded by the coding sequence ATGAGTGAAAAGATCGCCATCATCGGTGCTGGAAAGTGGGGAAGTGCGTTATTTCACGCATTATCACAGGAAAATGAGTGTATAATTAGCTCACGTACTCCGCGAGAGATGAGAAATTTTGTCTCACTTGATGAGGCATTAAGATGTAAATATCTTGTATTTACTATACCTACACAAAGTATCGGTGAGTGGTTAACACAAAATTTTAAAGATAGTGGACAGAAAATTTTAGTAGCAAGCAAAGGAATAGAGACTAAAAGCTCACGATTTTTAAATGAAATTTACGAAGAGTTTGTGTCGAGCAAAAATTTAGCCTTTTTGTCTGGACCAACGTTTGCTAAAGAGGTTGAAAAACAGCTACCTTGTGCCTTAGTCATAAACTCTTATAATGCAGAACTTGCAGCAAAATTTGCTAGTTTTTTTCCAAAATATATAAAGGCTTACACTTCTGATGATGTCATTGGTGCAGAGGTTTGCGGTGCATATAAAAATGTCATAGCCATAGCTGGTGGGATATGCGATGGGCTAGGACTTGGTAACAACGCACGAGCTAGTCTGATATCACGCGGGCTTGTTGAGATGGCTAGATTTGGTAAATTTTTTGATGCAAAAGACGAGACATTTTTAGGGCTTAGTGGGGCTGGAGATCTGTTCTTAACAGCTTCAAGCATACTTTCACGCAACTATCGTGTGGGACTAGGTATCGCTAAAAATGAAAAGCTTGAGAAAATTTTAAATGAGCTTGGCGAGATCGCTGAAGGCGTAGATACTGCACGTGCGATAGCAAATTTAAGCCAACAAAATGGCATTTATACACCCATAGTTGATGAGGTAGTTAAGATGCTTGATGGTAAAGATGTTTATGAGAGCTTAAAGTCTCTTTTAGTGCGAAAATGA
- a CDS encoding glycoside hydrolase family 3 N-terminal domain-containing protein: MKVFKLFFIAFFTLSSNAAEPTLRQKVSQMIIVGFDGKSTKDASVRAMLSDAGYGRFGGVMLLSRNVQDKAQLTALNTAIKAKQPKIFIAIDEEGGNVTRMKDVSFGSAYPSAREVASSLNINQAAELYVKMAQSLAQIGVNLNFAPVVDLHDDDSPIIGARGRAFSENASKVIFYADVFIRAFAQNNIMTTLKHFPGHGNSRQDSHKQKSIVNIDRNALLPYREMSHRADMIMVGHLFVKDVDESNPATLSKAVISGILRDELGYNGVVISDDMLMLGAGDEPLKQKIIKFINAGGDILLFSEFKIGDRRTADIVTQHIIDAISEKKISRERIDISYKRIKMLKDKYIK, translated from the coding sequence ATGAAAGTTTTTAAGCTATTTTTTATAGCGTTTTTTACGTTAAGCTCAAATGCTGCTGAGCCGACATTACGCCAAAAAGTTTCACAGATGATTATAGTGGGGTTTGATGGCAAAAGTACCAAAGATGCAAGTGTGAGAGCTATGCTAAGCGACGCCGGATATGGGCGTTTTGGTGGCGTGATGTTACTTAGTAGAAATGTGCAAGATAAGGCTCAACTAACTGCACTAAATACTGCAATAAAGGCAAAACAACCAAAAATTTTTATAGCGATTGATGAAGAGGGTGGTAATGTAACACGTATGAAAGACGTTAGTTTCGGGAGTGCCTATCCAAGTGCTAGGGAGGTTGCAAGTAGCCTTAATATAAATCAAGCAGCTGAGCTTTATGTAAAAATGGCTCAAAGTTTAGCTCAAATTGGCGTAAATTTAAATTTTGCTCCAGTTGTTGATCTGCACGATGATGACTCACCAATTATCGGTGCAAGAGGTAGGGCGTTTAGCGAAAATGCTAGTAAAGTTATATTTTATGCAGATGTTTTTATAAGAGCTTTTGCTCAAAATAACATTATGACGACACTTAAACACTTTCCAGGACACGGCAATTCACGACAAGACTCTCACAAACAAAAAAGTATCGTAAATATTGACAGAAACGCACTTTTACCGTATCGTGAGATGAGTCATAGGGCGGATATGATTATGGTCGGGCACCTTTTTGTAAAAGATGTAGATGAGAGCAATCCCGCCACGCTTTCAAAGGCGGTAATAAGTGGCATATTGCGTGACGAGTTGGGATATAATGGCGTTGTTATAAGCGATGATATGCTGATGCTTGGTGCTGGTGATGAGCCACTTAAACAAAAGATTATTAAATTTATAAATGCAGGTGGCGATATATTATTATTTAGTGAGTTTAAAATAGGCGATCGTCGCACAGCTGACATAGTCACACAACACATAATAGACGCAATTAGTGAAAAAAAGATAAGCAGAGAGCGGATAGATATTTCATATAAACGTATAAAAATGCTTAAAGATAAATACATAAAATAG